The genome window GTTGCCTGTGGTCAATTCACTTGCAAAACATTTGAaagcttttaatattttcaaaggtGCTTACAGAACTCTTCAAGTTGGAttatttttgctgctggaaGGACTAAAGAGGAGCAATATCCAAACACAGGAAGATTCCACCAACTGTGCTGCTACACAAACACGTGCATCAATGCGATGAGCGTGACCTGTCTCATATTTGAGGTTGCATAGGCATGTTCCTGAACCGGTTTATTCACGTTGAAATTGTACCTTTTATAGAGATCTCTTTTCCTTGGAAATTATGCAGGTAACGAAGGAGAACTTCCTTCCAGTAGCTCCGGTAGCTGATGAGACCCAAATCAGACAGAGGACGCTCTGGAGAGCCaactttttcttctactttagaaagcaaatagcctgtaaggaaaggaaatttatttctccttcccaAACTACGCCCTCCTGACTGCTACACTCTTCAGCACGAGAAGAAATCAGCTCTAACAAATGCTTCTATGCAGATCTAACACTGATATGATACACATATCTAACAGATATGTTAGATACTGGGGTGAAATTGTTATACCAAACTGAATGTTTCCAAAATGATTCTCTTTATACTTACTGAAGTCAATGAGCATCTTGCCATAGCCTTGCCTCATGTACTGGGGCATTGTCAGGATACAAGAGACATTGTAATTGAGAAAAGAATTCTTCTCCTAAAAAATCAAGAATACAGAGAACAAATTAACAAGTTTAGATCTGCACAAACAATAGGCTGTATCATAACCCTATCAGACAGAACAAGCCTTTACAACTGATTCAATACAAGGTGAAAGCAGGCTGGCTTAGCATCTGACTTTATCAGCCAGTGGGTGCTTGGTGCACAATGTAAAGCTCAGGGTGGCAGCACATGGAACTGAACCCAAGCAGCAGTCACTCCCACTTCTGCCATCTAACAGGTTTATATGCAAGAAGAAAGCAACCAACCTTAGAGAAATATCCTATCAGGTGGCAGCCAGTGTTGTCAGCTTCTGTCATGACATAGAAGAGGAATGGTTCAACATCATAATACAGTGTTTTATGGTCCAAGAAAAGCTTTGCCAGCAGACATAGGTTTTGACAGTAGATCTAGAAACAAAAGGAGAGTGTGAACAAAACCAGACATATGTGGGAAACACAAAGGAAGGTCTGCATCTGAGAAATGATGTGGAGCCTTTCAGACAGAAACAATCCCATTTATGAAGATACTTGATAAGGTGAAATTTGCAAGAGTGGGAATTTCTGTTGGTGATACCTATCTCTGAATACTCAAAACATCACATTCTcagtgaaaggaaacagaaggttGGACCTCTGCTTGTTTGTATTAATCCCATGCTTCAAGGTCACCTGTGGGAAACAGAAATTCTCCCCCCAACTTCTGGCAGTGCAAAACTTAGCTTTGAATCAGTTCTTCCCTCTGAAGCCTTCAGGACTGGACACACCTAGAGACTGCTGCTACCTAGCACTGAACCTGTGGTTGCAGATGCTCTACCCTTCATTTGAGGGTCAAGGTCACCCTCAGTAATAACAGCCTACTTTCCACTCTAACACAAATGTGAATGTTCACAGCTGAATGAGAGATGCAGTAGCAATGTACTGAAGCCACACACAGAAGCTCCCCATTCATTTTAAGAAAGGGATCCTGCCATAAGCCCCCAAAAGCTATTGATCCAACAGAGTGCAAGAGAACAGGTGAAACTGCATGTGCACAACAGCAGTGAGGAATAACCACAGTGAGAATGCAGACAAAACAAACGTCAGAATTGCAAGAATGCACAGACCAGCCTGCAGTAGCCTTTCCACCATTAGAGAGAGAAAGAGCCATTTGCATCCTGTTTCTCTACAGGAAAAGCAATGCTAGGCCTATTAATACAATTAATTACcttgttctttttcccatcgacttcaaacactgaaatggaGCCTTTGCGGTAGATTTCATCACCTGGTGGATGTTTCCAAACACATTTTGCCTATGAGAAGTAAACAAAATTAGGGTGACACTACTGTTTTTAAAGGTAGAAGAGGTTACAACAGCTGCTGGATACACCAGGAGACACGCAAGCTTGTTTAATTTAAGTTAAGATCTCATTTCTGATCCTCTGTAACCCACTGAACAGACCAGAAATCAAGCCTAGGAAAACTTTCTTTTACAATGACCCAGAATCTTCTCACCTCTCAAAGTGAACAACTGAACTGACAGCAGTAATAATGCTTAAAAACCATCTGCATGCTCATGCCTGATTTGAAGCTCAGGAATCAAAGACCTTTCCCAGCCCTTACCATGTGTCTGCGCAGTATTGTCTGGCTCTTCATGTACTTGAGACAGAACTCACACATGTAGAGACGTCCCAGACGAGCATACTCCTCTGGGTATGGAGAATGATACCAGGTGTCCAGTTCATAGCGGCCAAAAGCGATAGTTTTAATCATATTGCTGCCTTCTGTGATCTGGCCCTGGAGCCGCAGCTTTTCCTATGAATGAAATCCATTAACAGCTATTAACATATGCCTTAAAGGGATGCTGAGAGGAAGGggctgtatttctttccctcAAGGAGATCCTTCACTTTAAGTCTGTGACCTAATGACATATCCCACAAACCCCTCAAGTAAACTAAGCCTGAGCCCAGCTCGCAAGCACTAGCTAGTGGTGGAAGAATGACTTAGAAAACATCTTTAAACACTTCTGCCCTCATCTGCAGGAAGAGATACAGCCCAACTCTCAGCCTTGAGACATCCCAGATACCACTGTCACTGGTGAGCATCAAAGAatcttttgcttcatttctggAGATGGGAAGTAGCTTTGAAGAGCACCTACAGAAGCCTCAGCCACAATATAAGGATTTTAACCTCATTCAGTCACCAATTACTGCCAAgacttctgtctttcatttctaatcattcctttgctgctgtttccatgGGTGAAGCTGTCCATTCCCTTACTGAAAAGATACACCTATTAAGTGAGGCTGTTACTAATTATTCCTCATCCAAGGCACTGCGGCATTTGTCTCTGCAGATGTTCAGGTCCATTTATACTTTCAGTAAACCCACTGAGTGATTTCAGCATCACACCTACTCTAACTGTGCTGACTCggctgggctgtgggtgctAATCTTACAGTAGATTCTACCTGCTCAGGtgcaacaaaacccaaaaaccatTCACATTTCTGAACAACTGTGAGCTAGAAGACTCACCAGGTCCTCAGATGCCCGTGCTTGTGCTCTTCGGAAAAGCTCGAGGTCATACTCACTAGTCAGGTTCTCAAGGAGAGGTTCCCTAGTATTGCCATAAGTTTGCCTGTGTTCCTAGAgcaagaaaacataaaaaggagATTTTATTGACACACTCCAACCAGGCTGTTGAATTTTGCACCTCTTTTAACCAAGAATGTTTCATTCCAGATacaaaggaatgaaagaatTGCTGCTTTTaccatgtatttttctttttgttccttgcTTAGTCCTGAATTCCTCTTCTTCCTGAGCTCAGCTACTTTCTCTTTGTATCGAAGCTGTCTCTCTGTTGGtgcctgaaaaagaaacagagtcaGAAAGCTTCATTAGGCTTCATGCACTTCAAATATTCACCTACATCTTTTCACCCTgaaggagctctgtgctgccttctaTTTTTTATCACATTTGTTGCCTCCAAACCGAATCCTGCATGCATAAAAAATCACTTAAGGTATAACacaattttttctcctttatgtaGCTTGCCTTTGTCAACACACCTCAGTCCCACAAGACAGGGTGCAATCCTTATGCACTGCTTAATCACGTGGAAAAGCTCACTGCTGACTCATCAGCTCACCCTGACTCTCAATCAGGACTCATTTGAATTGAGAAACATAATTCCCCTGATGGAACTATGCAGAGTAGAATGGTGGCATATGGGTCTGCAGAAATtcagctgaaaagctgaaagcaCACGGAAAAGACCATTGTGAGAACAACTCCAGCCTCTTCTGTAATACTACTGCTCAAAGCCTCCTCTTGGCTCTCACCAGCTGCTCCAGGCTCTTACCgaaggagaaaatgaattttccttGCTGAAACAAATTTGAGATTGCAAAAGAGAGCCACAGGACTTAACACGATAGCTTAACTAAGTGGTAAAGAAGGGAGATCGAGTTAAAGTCACTGTCACTAGAAACCTAAGCTGAGTTTTTTCCTACTCTTAACAGAGCAGCCACTCCACTACATGAAGACTGCCCACCTGGTGCCTGGTGGCGTGCCTGTTGTTGTCATCCTGCCGATGGGCCAGCATTCTCTCCTCAATCTGTTTATCCCGGCTTTGTGCTCGCACCTGGAAGTCAAAACTCCACCATCAACACTGCAGCAAACTACTGTCACAGCTTCCATCTTGTCCCTTTGTCTGTTTAGGTGTAACATAAATTATTTGACAAATGCTGCTGTCTTATAGCTAAGGATATCAGCTGGATCACACTATTTCCTATGCACAAACAACAAGTCTTGGCACTCCGCCCTATAAAAGCATAAGGGAGATAAAACAGAAGACTTCATTACCTTGCACTCATCTGCTGACAGGTTGTGATACAGTGGGCATCCTGATATGGAGAAGTGTCGCTCGTGTTTTCCAGTTAGGTGTCCTGTAAAGGatcaggaaaaagagaaagctttcagCATATGATCATTAAATGCAGCCCAGATGGTCAGATACTGCATACGAGCTTCTCAAGAGAATAACTCAATTTGTTAACAGTGTGGTAGGAGGAAAACATTTCATGCTTCGTGGCACAAGCTATaagaacaaagaaggaaaatcccTTTCACATTAACTCAAAAGCTGCGCTCCATGCAGGCAGTCAGGTACATTAGATGACTGCATTCATCTGTTGCTGAGAACCTGCTTTTGGCTGAGATCAATACCCTCACCTACAAGGCTCTGCATTCTCCTCCCACACCTGTGCTTACTCTCCTAACTTGCTCTTTATCCCATCGTCCCCCAAACACCTCTAGACAATAAAGATAGAGCTGTGGATATGCTCCGTAACTCTTCTCTATACCCAATTCTCAGTACTGTTTCTGATTCTAAGCAGCTCCCTATCGTTACGTTGTATAAATCAACGGAGGGGGGGGCTTAATATCACCACAGGAAGGCAAAAAAAGTCAACAAATCAATCCTGGAACTGAAATTACCTAAAGAGTTACAACCAGGAGTGGGACATTTCATGTTGAAATTGTAGCTTTCATGGAAGCGGCGGCGCTTAGGGCGGTGAGACAGGTCACTTCCAGAATCCTTCATGGACATGTCCTTGGCAATGCTCTCATCATGGGATACATTTGGACTGGAGATATCAATATCAGACTCTGAGGAAGGGGCATTCCCGGTGGGGGTACGAGGTGGAGACTCATCGTGATCCGCTGCATTTTTAGTGTCTGAACAAGGATCAAGATGTTACAAATTTGccagaaagaaagctttcaaatatatatatatatatgtaaagcAACTCTGGATAGCTGTCTCAAACCCTCTAACCTGAGGATATCACACTGTGCCCAGAGAATGGAGCCACATATCCTTTCCAATGGCATTTTACAAGCTCTCGACACCTCACTGTGTCTACGTACCTCTGTCAGAGAAGTCAACcacttgttctgtttctgatcCAGACGAGCGGGTCTGTCGGAGTGGGTATTTCTTTGGAGTcacaggagcaggctgctgctggctgcggGTCACTCTCCTCGTGGAATAGACTGGTTCTTCTGCTCCAAATGAGGGCGGATTGCGAACTGGGCTGGAATCTAATGTCATAGAAACACCATAATTACACCCACAAGAAGCAATGAATGCCCGTGAGCTGCAACACATGAGCTCTGATGTCTGTAACACCGACATCTGATAGGGTATCAGCACAGGATTCTGTGCAACCATTGCACATCATCACGGAGATACGTTTATATTCTTCTAATTCACTTTTACAAACACACATGGATCTGGTATTACATCCACTTTCTCTGAGATAATAACTTAATGGATTAGGAATTACAAACAGTTCCCATTTAGAAAGTAGTAGCGATTAACTTAGATTACAGCTATCAGCATTTAGAAAACTCTTGAGAATATCAAAGCTGCTCCTGGTATAGAGACACATTTGGGACACCACGTATGGTTTTATATAGACACACTGCTCATAAGGTTATAAAACAGTTTATTCTGCATGAAAACAATGCTTTCATACCCTAGCAGCATTACAGGCATCCCACATACCAACCCAACccacttttcttcttgtttttgagGCATGCAAGTAGGTTTTTTACCTACAAGAAAACCCAtcacaaaacaacacagaaggaACAAACTTATCTACTGCCATTTTCTCCCCTTGAGGCAGCTTAATAACCAAGAGATCAAGGAATTGATATTGTAAAGCTAAAAATCAGGAGGTGGACATAGGCTTCTTCTTTTAAACTGGGCGTAAAGGCAAGCAAAACAAGCCTTGAAAGCACATCTTGACATATATGATTACCTCCCTCTTTTGCTTACCAATATAACTACCAAGGTTAAATCCTCCTGCTTGATGTGTTATGAGGTGCTTTACCTTGGGAGCTCTGGCTGAGCCTGGCTGAGGAGCGGGTGACACGGGCGGACCGTCGTGACGTGGCGTCGCTTTCAGAGCTGTCCGTGTGCTCCGGATCCGTGGAGAAATCCGAGTCTTCTGTTCCATCTGAGCTGCTGCCCGCGTTCCTCTACGACACCATAGACAAGGATATCAGCAGGGATGTGCTTATATACCACATTAAAAACCCATACAGAAAGCATATGATGGATAACATTGAGTGTATGCTGTGATATACCACGTTATAAACCCATACAGAAAGCATATGATAACATTGAGTGTATGCTGTGATGTGCCACCTTATAAACCCATACAGAAAGCATATGATAGATATTGAGTGTATGCTGTGATGTGCCACATTAAAAACCCATACAGAAAGCATATGATAACATTGAGTGTATGCTGTGATGTGCCATGTTATAAACCCATATAGAAAGCATATGATAGATAACATTGAGTTGACACTGTGATGTGTTCAATATATAAATGCCAAGCGTTTCATGGCAGATATAAACCCTTTTGTGTCATTAATAATCATCACCCTGAAGGCCCAGAGGGGTAATGGGGGGGAATAGACGGGGCCTAGCAGGGGATGAGTCAGTTGTACACCACACAGAGCAAACCTGGGCCTGGAAAACAACAGGAGGGAGCACGGTAGGCAACGAAGCTGTGTTCAGCTTAGACCCGAGGCCTGTGTTCAGCTTAGGCCCAGAGGCCTGTGTTCGGTTTAGGCCCAGAGGCCTGTGTTCAGCTTAGGCCGCAAACGAGGCCTGTATAACGACAGCGGCCTTCAGGCTCCGGGCCTGTGAGGAGCGAGTGGCGGCCACTGAGCGCGCACACCGCCCTTAGGCCGCTTTGTTTTGCGCTCTATAGTCTCGGCCAATCATAAAGCGAGTGGGTGGGACCGGAAAGGTGAGCTCGCCAATGAGAGAAGGAGCATGCCGGTAGGGTGTGAGTGACAGCTGGTGGTAGCCAATCAGGGAGAGGTTTGCTCAACCCCCACCGGAGAggagtggggtgggggaggggaggaacGAGGCACGCGCGGGGAGGTGACCGTTGAGAGGTGATGGACAACCGTGGTAGCCAATCAGCGGCCAGCCCAGTGTGACAACCCAGCCAATAGGCGGCCGACTCTTTAACCGTTTGCCCAATGGGAGAAACCGAGAGGAGGGACGCGCTGCAGGcggagggggaggaaaaggggaacCGTTGGGGGCGATGAGTGACGAGCGGGGCGGCCAATCAGCGCTGCGCGGGTCTCTGCAACAGCCAATAAGCGAGCGAGGGGGGCGGGCGCAGATGTGGGGGTGCTGCAGGCCGCTATTTCCCCCCTATTTTCTCCCCATAACAGTTAAAtagaaaggaggggaaagatAGAAAGCCACGTCCTGACCCTGCCGCTCCCTCCCCGGCCTCACTCACCTTCCTGCGCGGCATCCTCGGAGGGGGCGGGGGCAGCGATGCTGCTTGTTCCCCGGCTCCCCCGGTTCGTGAAGCGGCGTTGGCCGCCGTGTTGGTGCCGGCGGGCTCCGTGGTGCCGGCCGTATCGCCCGCCCTACGGCCCGTCTGTTCCGCCGCCAGCCCGACTCCCCGCTCGGTCCCTCACGCTTCCGCCGGGACGCGGCCCACACCCCCCTTGTCACGTGACGCCGCGCGAGCCTCACGCCAGCGGGAGCCGCCATCTTTGTTTTTGGCTGTCTAAGAGTGAAGTTGGGGCGGCCATCTTGGTTTTgggctccccccccccccaactcgGCGGGAATCGGGGCTTGCGGCGGCGGCCATGTTGAGTGAGGGAGTGAAGTCTAACGGGTGTTCACAGACACTCCGCGTGGCGCCATGTTGGGGCCGGGCAGAAACGCGCCGTCGGGGTGATGGAGTGATTGATTGGGTGGAGGAGAAAGGCGGTGAGTCCCCGTTCATTTTACGGCGGaggcggggagcggcggccgGACGGCCCTCCTCGTCAAGGGGTGCTGCCGTCTGCCCTGCGTGCGGTCTTGCACTAGGCCGCGGCTCCTCGCTGTGGCGGGCGGGGCTGGGCGGGCCGTGTAGGCCTGAGGTGGGCCGTGTAGGCCTGAGCCCTGTAGGCCTCTGAGGTTGGGCCCTGTAGGCCTCTGTGGTGTGGGCCCTGTATGTAGGCCTCTGCGGGGTGGGCCCTGTAGGCCCGAGGTGGGCCCCGTAGGCCTCTGAGGTGCGGGCCCCGTAGGCCCGAGGTGGGCCCTATAGGCCTCTGCGGTGTGGGCCCCGCAGGCCTCTGAGGTTGGCTGTGTAGGCCTCAGGTGGGCCCCGTAGGCCTCTGCGGTGTGGGCCCTGCAGGCCTGAGGTGGGCCCTGCAGGCCTGAGCCCTGTAGGCCTCTGAGGTGTGGGCCCTGTAGGCCTGAGGCGCTCTGGGCCtactccctccttccctcccttaTACAGATGGGCCTTTGCTGTTGGTTAACCTTTATCTCCTCATCATTtctatgtgtgtgtatgaaCATTTGCCCTTGTGTttctctcccagctcagctTGCAACAGGGATGCGATTTTCcctcagccctgctgagaaTGAGGGCGTTTGGTTAAACGTGTGATCtgtttgtatttaatttatCTTTAGGGATTATCGAATAATCGCGGTTTAATCCTATAATCCCGGTGCTTTGTGTCACCTTTAGTCATGCAAGTTGCTTTCATTGCTACTTGTTGCTCTTAGGATCTATAGGATGCTGGAAGGGAAACATGGAGGAGTCAAATGGAATGTCTGTTTTTAGCTTAAAAAGAGAGGAATtggaagctgtgtgtgtgctgtgtgaggTGGGAACCTTTGCATTGGTTGCAAATAGTACATTCAGTTTACATTCAGTGTAAGCATTTTGCACTCTCATCCCCAGAACAACTTGTTCTTCTGGTGTTCTTTCAGTGACCCAAATTGCAGCATAATGCATCAATTCTTCCAACTTTATATGAGGAATGGACTGAAAGAAGCCCAAACGTGTCTCAAATTGCACTTGACCCCAACATCTAATGCGTTTCTATGCTGTTAGAATGACCTGAAATGCTTAGTTCAGAATATGATGTGTGTGTAACTAAATGGCAGCAGGAatgggagcagaggaaaacGACACGCTTCTTAATAGATGGAAAAGGGAAGCATTGATCTGAATACGTCCTAGTTGCAAGTGAGACCTCGCCACAGTGAATGTATATCATGTTGCAAACTGATGAAGGGCTTTAATGGAAATAGAGTAGATACAGCCCAAACTTAGGCTGCTTCTGGTGGACATGATAATCTGTGTGGTGTTTGAATGGGTCTGTATGTAGAGGATATTTGTGGCAATGGTTGGAAATGCAAAGTTCCACTATAGACATCTATTGGAGCTGAAGGTGATGGGGAAAATAGCAGTGAAACCGGAGCAGATAAATCCTTGTGTTGGCTTCACCACTAGATGTCAGTGCTTGAAACTACAACCAGAGCAAGGCAGACAAATTAGGAATCAATTGAGGAGGAGGAATGATATCCTCTGCTCATACTTATGTCTCCTGGGGGTTAAGTTGCCTTAATAAGGTTCTTGAGGTAAGTTTAGTGGCTTAACTAGCAGAATGTTCCAGGCAGGAAATGAGGAATTTCCTGGTGTTGCTTCTAAAGGAAGTTTAGAAGGTGTTTGATGATTTGAAGTTTCATGTTAAATGACACAAAAATGTGTGTTTCGTTTCTTAAATCCTGGCTTCTTGAATATATTCACATTCTCAATTGCCATGAAGGGCAGCAGAGGTAGATAACAGGAAACCTAGGTGAATCTGTTGGAGTCTTTTTAGGCCTTGATCCTCACTAAACCTCTTTGAAACCAAAGCATCCTCCTATGTACAGAGAGGGATCTGTTAGCAAATACAGGCAATGAGAAGGGAATCTCCACCAAAAACCCATCCACAATCTCCATAAACAGGTATGGACATCAATAGGCTTAAATAAGATTTAAATGTCCAGTTTCTTGCCTTGGTTTGTGCTTGCTGTGGTGCTGGGTGATCTGTCTGAGGGATCTTAATGCAGCTATTGCTTAGGTTAGTGGTGGTACAAGGTAGGCTGCTTATGTAGGAGTTGTTctgaagcagaatgaaaatgctTCAGGTTTCTCACTTGCTTTCCAGATCTTAAAGCATTCACTTTAATTACTTTGCGTGCTGTTTGCTATGCTGCATTCCTCCAGGGTTACTGTACCTGTTTCAGCATGTTTTAAGGCAAGTGGGACAAACACTGAGTGATGAGACTCT of Coturnix japonica isolate 7356 chromosome 27, Coturnix japonica 2.1, whole genome shotgun sequence contains these proteins:
- the KAT7 gene encoding histone acetyltransferase KAT7, encoding MPRRKRNAGSSSDGTEDSDFSTDPEHTDSSESDATSRRSARVTRSSARLSQSSQDSSPVRNPPSFGAEEPVYSTRRVTRSQQQPAPVTPKKYPLRQTRSSGSETEQVVDFSDRDTKNAADHDESPPRTPTGNAPSSESDIDISSPNVSHDESIAKDMSMKDSGSDLSHRPKRRRFHESYNFNMKCPTPGCNSLGHLTGKHERHFSISGCPLYHNLSADECKVRAQSRDKQIEERMLAHRQDDNNRHATRHQAPTERQLRYKEKVAELRKKRNSGLSKEQKEKYMEHRQTYGNTREPLLENLTSEYDLELFRRAQARASEDLEKLRLQGQITEGSNMIKTIAFGRYELDTWYHSPYPEEYARLGRLYMCEFCLKYMKSQTILRRHMAKCVWKHPPGDEIYRKGSISVFEVDGKKNKIYCQNLCLLAKLFLDHKTLYYDVEPFLFYVMTEADNTGCHLIGYFSKEKNSFLNYNVSCILTMPQYMRQGYGKMLIDFSYLLSKVEEKVGSPERPLSDLGLISYRSYWKEVLLRYLHNFQGKEISIKEISQETAVNPVDIVSTLQALQMLKYWKGKHLVLKRQDLIDEWIAKEAKRSNSNKIMDPSCLKWTPPKGT